One region of Triticum aestivum cultivar Chinese Spring chromosome 6B, IWGSC CS RefSeq v2.1, whole genome shotgun sequence genomic DNA includes:
- the LOC123139364 gene encoding uncharacterized protein — protein MLPWRRKCVAECRRHARALPAAQPSPSPRRRRRRFSVLAAWAHQPDDDATSSGEERPSCAPPGEVSWRRGCAPGEITRRRSSAPSLSSAGVVRTLQRLERKPAIAFAYFKDTESIGFRHDLATYAEIIRVVSHKGQGRILFSLFSEILSPADGGGGGPEIVPLMDQLRMHRTR, from the exons ATGCTCCCGTGGCGACGCAAATGCGTCGCCGAGTGCCGCAGGCACGCCCGGGCCCTGCCCGCGGCGCAACCGTCCccatcccctcgccgccgccgccgccgcttctccGTGCTCGCCGCCTGGGCGCACCAGCCGGACGACGACGCCACCTCGAGCGGCGAGGAGAGGCCCAGCTGCGCTCCCCCCGGCGAGGTTTCCTGGAGAAGGGGCTGCGCTCCCGGCGAGATTACCCGGAGGAGGAGCTCTGCTCCGAGCCTGAGCTCTGCCGGCGTCGTCAGGACGCTCCAGCGCCTGGAGAGGAAGCCCGCCATCGCGTTCGCCTACTTCAAGGACACCGAGAGCATCGGCTTCCGCCATGACCTTGCCACCTACGCGGAGATCATCCGCGTAGTGTCACATAAGGGCCAGGGGAGGATTCTGTTTTCCTTGTTCAGTGAGATCCTCTCGCCGGccgatggcggtggcggcggccctgAGATCGTGCCGCTCATGGATCAGCTCAGAA TGCACAGGACACGGTAG